ACTTACCTTTCTCAATAACGATTTTGAAAGGTATCTATAAGCAAAAGAAAACAAATCATATTCCGAATGTTGTAGCTCAGAAGACAGTTTTGAAGCTGCAACAGCAATACTAGACTGTTCACCAATAACGCCCGAAAAAGAGGCGCACTGCAAAGCTTGATCCAGATACTCAGAGCAAAGAGCCTCATAAAAGTCATTTTTTTTAGAAAGAAGATACAGACGAATAACAAGAAAAACAAACAAAGAAAGAAAGAAACAAGAAAGGATAAATGCTGGCAGCAACGTTTTCCCAGAGAACAAAAACATGTAGAGAAATATCGATATCTCTAGAACCATTAAAAGGGAAAAACCTGCCAAGTATGCGCTCTGCATATGTAAAAATCTACGCAACCTACAGGAAACTTTTTTACATAAAGGCTCCAATACGTTCTGAAAACTTTCAGAGCTAGTTGTTCCCTTTTCCTGATATGTCTGACCAAACGTCGACATGAAAACCTCGACCAATTTTAATGGAATTTTAAGGTCTTACTTGATTTAATCCAAACTTGCGGAAAACTCTTCCTTTCCCAGTCAGCTGAGGTCCTTGTTTATGTCCCGGGTGTATGTCTTAGCAAATTTTGGCGGCCCTAGATCTTTAGACGAAGTGGAACCATTTCTAACAAGCTTACTGACGGATCCTGATGTAACGGGAAAAATCCTCTCCGAGAAGTTAACGAAAAAGTTATTTACATGGATAGCCAAAAAACGAACGCCCAAAGTTATCCCTCAATACGAAGCTATAGGAGGGTTCTCTCCTATAGCTAGCGACACATTGAAAATGGCTCACCAATTACAAAGAACTTTTCAAACTCCTGTTATCCCTTTCCATCGTTATTTGCCTTCAACTCACCAGGAAACACTATCCCACCTCCGAGATTCAACTAACCAAGAAGTTATCGGCATTCCCCTCTTTCCCCATTTCACTTACTGCGTAACAGGCAGTATCATAAAATTCCTATCTAGACATCTTCCTAATATCAAATGGCGCTGGATTACTAACTTCGGATCTCACTCGTCATTTATCCAAACTTGGATTTCACACCTTAAAGAATTCTTCAAAAAGAATAAAATCCCTGAGGACGATTGTGTTCTGTTATTTTCCTTCCATGGAATACCTGAGAGCATGTCCAAAAAAGGCGACCCTTATGCCAGCCAATGTCTAGAATCTTTCGGCATCTTAAGGAAGGCCTTTCCCTTTAGTACGACTATGTTGTCTTTCCAGTCCCGTTTTGGCCCTTTTAAATGGCTAATGCCTTACACACAAAAAGTATGCCAAACACTCATATCCCCTAAGAAACACGTAGCTATAGTACCTCTGGGTTTTATTTCGGATCACCTGGAAACTCTTTTCGAAATAGAAAACGAATACCTCCCTACTTTACGTGAAAGAGGCTACAAAGCACACCGCGTGCCAGCTATTTTTGAATCTCAACACTGGATGCCGGCTCTACACGCAATTGTTCAAACTTCCACGCAAACCCGCCCTGAGCAAATATTCTCAAGGAACTTTGGAACGACAACATGAAAGTCTTAAGGCAACCGATATTGTTTTTTTATAGCGTCATACTTACCTTGACGACGTAGCTTCACCAACCCGGAATTAAAGCTGTCTATGAGAGTGTCATTTTCACCTTGAAGAGCGATCATCCGAAGCCCTTCCTCCGTCAAAGGTTTAGAAATAATTTTCAATCTTCCTTTGTAGACACTCTCTACTAGCGAAGATGCTTCTATAACAGGCACCAATAAAGCATCGTAACACCCAGAAGATAAGGATTCTAAAGCTACTGGAACGTGCTTATACGCAGAAATGATAGCTCCAGGAATATCCTGAGCCACTGATGCTGACGAGTCAAATTTGTAGACCCCTATGATTTTGCCCTTCAGAGACGTTATGTCTTTGTAAGGAGAGTTCTCCTGCACAACCAAAACGGGTCCCGTCAAAAGAAACGGCTCAGAAAAACTGTACCTAGAACGATTCTCTAGCCCAGGATACAATGACGTGAAAGCCCCTGAAGTCTTTCGATCATCGAGATTTTCAAAAAGGTGAATCCAATCTTGATTGACCAATACTATGTTCGTGTGCTCCCTTTCATTAATTTCCGAAACTAAAGCATTGAGAAAAGCATTGATGTTCGCATTGTACACACCAAACTGTACAGGGAACCATGTAGCATCTCTACCGACAAGAATCTCCCTTTTCTCTCTTGAACATCCAGACGAAAGAACCGTCAGTAACAAAGCAATACCTAGTGCGACGCTTCTTAAAATTCTTTTGTTCTTCACGTGACTCAGCCTCAAGAAATGAAACCTCTTCATTCTCCACATATTCCGAAATAAAAATTTTTATATCTAGATATTTTCGGTTTCTGCCAATTGATACTCGAATAAAAAACTATCCCCAAATTTTCGCTGGTTTTTTGAAATCAATCCGTTAACTACAATTTCCTTAGAGGAAGCTTTTTCCAAAAAAATTCTCGCATTACTTTCTAAGAGATTGGTATTCACTAGCTCAAGAAGCACTTTCTCCAAAAATGTATCCGCAATTACATAGGGAGGGTCCATATAAATTATGTGAAACTTTCTACCCTGGTGCTGCAGTCGCCTAAATCCTGCAATCACATCTTTATTCAGAACGATTACCTGATCCTCTGTCTGCAATAACTTGGCATTAGAACGGATGATTTTTATAGATTTGATGGACGAATCAATAAACGTTGCTGAGGCTGCACCTCTACTCAAAGCCTCAAAACCCATGCTGCCACTTCCAGCGAAAGCATCCAGAAAACAACACTTCTGAACAACATCACGGCAAATATTAAATACGGCCTCTTTCACAACACCCAAGGTAGGTCTAACGGATTTGTCTTTGAAAGATACCAAACTCTTACCTTTAAACTTTCCTGAAAGAATTTTCATAACCGAGCACTATAAAATTCGTTGAGGACAAAAATTTACATAGTCTGCAGCGACCAGCCTATACTGAACAGAATTACCAGGAAATTCTTTTGGAAAAATAGATTTTAATCCATGAATATGACCAAACACACAAACGTCTACATCATAATCGCTTAACAGTTCAGAAACAGGTCCTGAGGATCCATCGAAAGATATCGGTGGGTAATGAGTCATAGCTATAATTTTTTCACTATCTAAGGGAAGCTGTTTACATGCCTCTTTCAACCTAAGATATTCTCGTTGAAAAATCTTTTCATTGTGAACAATTTGCTCTCCCGTCCATATTTTGTTTCCCTTAGGAGACTTAAAAACACTGGAAGGAATATTTATAGAAGAATGATCCCACAAGCGAGTCCCTATAATATCAATCTTAGTTCCAGGAATCCGAAATACTCCGCCTCTGAGATAAGTAATGTTACTTGGAAGAGCAGCTGACAACTTACTAGCTGAAGAAGAGCTCCAATAATCATGGTTTCCTTTAATGACAACCTTGTTCCCAGGGAGCTCCCCTATGAAGGAAAAATCCTCTTTCGATTCATCCAAACTCTTTCCCCAGGAAATATCTCCGGGAAGAAGAACCCAATCCAAATCAGAAACCGTAGAACACCAACCCTTCCGAAGCTTCTCTAAATACCCCGTCCAAGGATCACCAAAAATCTCCATAGTTTTTTCCGGGACACCCAAGCACAGATGTAGATCAGCCAATGCGTACAACTTCATAACGTACTCTCCATCGCACGCATATTACAATATTAGTAAAAAAACCACTGCTAAAAGGAGCTGATACGAAAATATTGCGCGAAGGAAAAAAATTTCAACCATGCTTCAAAAAACATAGTTATCCGGAATTTCTGTCCCACTGGGTATAATGATTATACCATCTCTGACTGTTACTTTACCGTCTGGAGATTCATAATTTAGCAGCTCTTGACTGTTTGTTAGTATCACACCGTTACCAATGGAACAATTCTCATCTATGATCGCTTTCTGAATCAGGCAATCTTGACCAATTCCAACTTTTCGCGAATTTTTGAAAGAGTACCCACTATTCCCTATGAGAACAGAATCCTGAATCACTGTGTTTTGCCCAATAACGGAGCGTATTCCCAGCACACTACTAGAAATCTTCGAAGAATTAATTATAGCTCCTTCACACAATAAAGAATCTGAAATTAAAGAGTTAGAAATCATTGCTCCTGGCAAATGGTGATTCTTACTGAAAATCTTTCCAGCATCTCTGTAGCAACTAAGACCTTCGTCAGGATTCAATGGAAGTCTTGTTAAAGAGAGATTTGCTTCGTAATAGGATTCTATGGTCCCTATATCCGTCCAATAACCGTCGTAAACAAATACCTTAACATCTCCCTTCTGCATCTGCGTTTGTATAAGATGCTTCCCAAAATCTTCCCGATTATCGTTTTTTAATAAGTGAACTAACTCTTCTTTACGAAACAAGTAAATGCCCATGGAGCCCCAAAAAAATCCTTTATCTCCAAACTTTTGTTTTTTTCGACCACATGTAGATTGTGATTTAAATTTATCTAAAACTGCTGGAGACTGGGGCTTCTCATAGAAATCTTTCAAAGAATACTCATCATCAAAAAGCATGACCCCCATTCTAGTGGCATCCTTCTCGGGGATAGGCTGAGCAGCTATGACCATACTTGCATTTGTAGATTGTGCGTAATCAACCATTTTCTGAAAATTAATGTTGTATAGTTGATCCCCAGAAAGAATAAGAAAATATTCTACATCTACGTCTTCTAAATATAATAAATTCTGACGGATGGCATCAGCCGTGCCTTGATACCAAATTTTTTCACCATTTCTTTCTTCTGGAACTAAAAGATGTATCTGATCCTGTACTACGCCATGGTAAAAATAGGTCTTAAAAAGATGCTGCTGAAGAGTATATGTTAAATACTGCCCAATTACAAAAATCTTAGAAAAACCCGAAGTTATGGCGTGAGAAATAGGTATGTCTATTAACTTGTACCTTCCGCCAAAAGAAACTGTAGGTTTACAACGATTCTTAGTTAGGGGAGCAAGTCTTTTGCCTTCTCCTCCGCATAAAATTATCACCCCAACCTTATCTCGATAGGAGCATCCAAAATAGCGACCTGCGTTGTTAAAAGAAACCATCGAACCTTCCAGTTAATATTAATTTTAATATTAAAAAACTAATAAAACAAAACAAAAGTTTCGATTCTCGATTCTATTTTCAATCAATATTGATTATAAGCAATATAGCCTCGATTTCTGTACTCTCTAGAAATAATTTCTGGATCTCCCGATCCCAAAAAACTATCATCTATCAGAATAACATCTCCTCCACAAGCACCTATAACATGCTCTGGAGAGAGCTTTATGGAACAAAAAGTGTCTTCAATTAGAGACTTACGAATGGAAGTGAAATGCAAAAAACCTTCATTTAAACAAAGTCTTCTAGAACATTCAAACCCCATAATGAAATCTGGCCTCTTCTCAGCCCATCGTATGGCCACCAAGGAACTGTCACAGGAAATATCTTCCATGCTGCTATCTGCTAGTAAAACAATACCCCGCCCCTTATCCTTCCCTACTAAACTTAAGGAATCTATAATCTTTTCCCCCGAAGAAAGATGTACACTAACCAAATCTGCCCAATCCACCACCTTATATAACCCACCACCATACTGACGCTCTACAACCTCTCCTAATTCAGAATACTTTCTGTCCTCAAAAATCAAAAATTGATGTTTGTCAGCTATGCTCCGGAGGTTTCGCGAAAAATCTGGAGTAAAATCCTCTAGAATATCTACATGCGTTTTCAATATGCAGATATTAGGACCAATAGTTTCTGCTAATTTTAATATTTCGTGACTCTTAGAACTATTTGCGATTACACCTAAGTTTGTTTGCTTACTATGCATTAAAGAAAATAATTTCCTGGAAAGAGGATGCTTAGTTAAGTTGGCCCTTTCCTCATAAGATTGCCTCTGCATGATTTTTTCTTCCCCTCTACTGCGTCTATTGGTTAGAACCTTTCTTTACAGCTTTCCTCTTCGAGGCGTAACAAACTCACGAAAAGTTCAAGCAGTAAAACGTTCATTATTCGAACGCCTTCCACCACTTTTATCTACTAAAATAACTCTTCTCGATGCTCTAAGAATTTTCACGCTCTTAATTTTATAAGTTGCAATATTCGTTAATCTTTGAATTAATGAAACAAAAAACCCTCTCCTCAAAAATTTGTAAAAAAATAGTGCAAATGATTATTTCTTGCAGAAAAACAATTAACGATGACGTATACGCAAAGACCTATGTGTTACTAGCAAACTTATCACAGAAATAGAGTATGATCATCCAGGTATTCGTGGGGATCCCCTATAAAGAAACTCCCCCTCTTCTTCCAACACACTGGCATCGCACAATTCACCAGGGAAAAAAATTCGCAGGAAAGCGCCTACCATCACCGCACCCAACAACACAAGAAATCCAAGATTCTGTGCAAGAGCTCCTGGCAGAAATAACTAACAACTATCCATCGGGAACTAATTTATACTCAAAAATTGTGATATTCCCAGAAATTCTCTCAGGAATTATGACATCCTAAAAAAACTTCTGAACCGTGGTTGTGAATCCCATAAGCAACTCCGTCTATAACGATAAAAACGGGCCAACCAGAAAAACTACGACCTGCCAAAAATTTCCGTTCATATTCACTAGAAAACTCTTTCCTCGCAAAGTTACCTTTGAGTGAAGGGTCTACTAAGATAAAATCATCTTTGCTGATAGGTGTTTGAAAAGCGGACACTTGATTAAAGAGAAGCTGCTTGATTCTATCTAAAGGCATTATCTTCTGGGAAACTACGTGCATCATGAAGGGAATATAGAATTTGGCATCCAAGTCCTTGCTTCCTCCTAAAAAAGCGATCGTACTTATAGAATCCACAGTTCCATCCATTACAGCTTCCCAAAAAAAGTTTTCTTCTTCAGAAAATTCTAAGCATAGATCTTGAGAATCAACAAGAATTCTACCGCTACTTCTTAGGAAAAAACAACTTAAATGCACCTCCATAATAATCCTGATCCCTGAATTTTTCGCAGATCGGATCAGTTTCAACCCCTCAAAAGACCTTACTCCTGATATACGCAGAACGGTCCCATGCTTAGCAGAAAATTCCAAAGATTCTTCTACTGCTTTTTTTTCTAACTGCTCCTCAACCTGTATTCTCCTTCCTTCCATAAAAAAATCTAGGCGAAGTGCTACTTCTATCTCTTCCTCTGCAGCAAAATGAAATATTCTATCCATCATTCTGCTTGACAGGCCCTCTTCAACAAATA
This sequence is a window from Chlamydiifrater volucris. Protein-coding genes within it:
- a CDS encoding transporter substrate-binding domain-containing protein translates to MKRFHFLRLSHVKNKRILRSVALGIALLLTVLSSGCSREKREILVGRDATWFPVQFGVYNANINAFLNALVSEINEREHTNIVLVNQDWIHLFENLDDRKTSGAFTSLYPGLENRSRYSFSEPFLLTGPVLVVQENSPYKDITSLKGKIIGVYKFDSSASVAQDIPGAIISAYKHVPVALESLSSGCYDALLVPVIEASSLVESVYKGRLKIISKPLTEEGLRMIALQGENDTLIDSFNSGLVKLRRQGKYDAIKKQYRLP
- a CDS encoding metallophosphoesterase, yielding MKLYALADLHLCLGVPEKTMEIFGDPWTGYLEKLRKGWCSTVSDLDWVLLPGDISWGKSLDESKEDFSFIGELPGNKVVIKGNHDYWSSSSASKLSAALPSNITYLRGGVFRIPGTKIDIIGTRLWDHSSINIPSSVFKSPKGNKIWTGEQIVHNEKIFQREYLRLKEACKQLPLDSEKIIAMTHYPPISFDGSSGPVSELLSDYDVDVCVFGHIHGLKSIFPKEFPGNSVQYRLVAADYVNFCPQRIL
- a CDS encoding sugar phosphate nucleotidyltransferase; this encodes MVSFNNAGRYFGCSYRDKVGVIILCGGEGKRLAPLTKNRCKPTVSFGGRYKLIDIPISHAITSGFSKIFVIGQYLTYTLQQHLFKTYFYHGVVQDQIHLLVPEERNGEKIWYQGTADAIRQNLLYLEDVDVEYFLILSGDQLYNINFQKMVDYAQSTNASMVIAAQPIPEKDATRMGVMLFDDEYSLKDFYEKPQSPAVLDKFKSQSTCGRKKQKFGDKGFFWGSMGIYLFRKEELVHLLKNDNREDFGKHLIQTQMQKGDVKVFVYDGYWTDIGTIESYYEANLSLTRLPLNPDEGLSCYRDAGKIFSKNHHLPGAMISNSLISDSLLCEGAIINSSKISSSVLGIRSVIGQNTVIQDSVLIGNSGYSFKNSRKVGIGQDCLIQKAIIDENCSIGNGVILTNSQELLNYESPDGKVTVRDGIIIIPSGTEIPDNYVF
- a CDS encoding orotidine 5'-phosphate decarboxylase / HUMPS family protein, yielding MQRQSYEERANLTKHPLSRKLFSLMHSKQTNLGVIANSSKSHEILKLAETIGPNICILKTHVDILEDFTPDFSRNLRSIADKHQFLIFEDRKYSELGEVVERQYGGGLYKVVDWADLVSVHLSSGEKIIDSLSLVGKDKGRGIVLLADSSMEDISCDSSLVAIRWAEKRPDFIMGFECSRRLCLNEGFLHFTSIRKSLIEDTFCSIKLSPEHVIGACGGDVILIDDSFLGSGDPEIISREYRNRGYIAYNQY
- the hemH gene encoding ferrochelatase, with product MSRVYVLANFGGPRSLDEVEPFLTSLLTDPDVTGKILSEKLTKKLFTWIAKKRTPKVIPQYEAIGGFSPIASDTLKMAHQLQRTFQTPVIPFHRYLPSTHQETLSHLRDSTNQEVIGIPLFPHFTYCVTGSIIKFLSRHLPNIKWRWITNFGSHSSFIQTWISHLKEFFKKNKIPEDDCVLLFSFHGIPESMSKKGDPYASQCLESFGILRKAFPFSTTMLSFQSRFGPFKWLMPYTQKVCQTLISPKKHVAIVPLGFISDHLETLFEIENEYLPTLRERGYKAHRVPAIFESQHWMPALHAIVQTSTQTRPEQIFSRNFGTTT
- the rsmD gene encoding 16S rRNA (guanine(966)-N(2))-methyltransferase RsmD; the protein is MKILSGKFKGKSLVSFKDKSVRPTLGVVKEAVFNICRDVVQKCCFLDAFAGSGSMGFEALSRGAASATFIDSSIKSIKIIRSNAKLLQTEDQVIVLNKDVIAGFRRLQHQGRKFHIIYMDPPYVIADTFLEKVLLELVNTNLLESNARIFLEKASSKEIVVNGLISKNQRKFGDSFLFEYQLAETENI